In the Acidaminococcales bacterium genome, CAGCCGGTGGTGGAATTTAGCGCGCTTACTTTTCGAGACAATCCGATCGCGCAGACGATCTTGGCCGGAAGCTGCGAAGAAAAGCTGCCGGAGGCGATAGCGCGCGAAGTCGCGTTGCTGGCTGCGGTCAGTCAGACCGTGCCGTGCGTCAAGAAGGTGAACGTAACCATGGCGGGCGCGGGAAGGTTTCACGCGATCATACAACTTGACAAGCAAACCGGCGCCGACGGCAAACAGGCCCTATTGTCGGCGTTCAGCGCGGACAAGGATTTGAAACATGCGGTTGCGGTGGATATGGACGTAGACATTTTCAGCCCCGAAGACGTGGAATGGGCCATAGCCACCAGAGTGCAGGCCGATCAGGATGTTTTCATAATCTCCGGCGCCATGGGTTCGCCGCTGGATCCATCCCATCTTTTGCGGGGCGTAAGCGCAAAAATGGGAATAGACGCCACAGTGCCGATCGGCGGCCGCGGTTACGCCCGCACTCATATACCGGGCGAGGAGAATACGAATATCGAAGATTATATATCATGACGGCAGACGAAGGAGATGGGCGCCGTGGCGGCGGGATTGTTGGAAACAAGGGGGCTGGCCGATGCTTTAGAGGCGCTCGATGCTATGCTGAAAGCTGCCGGCGTACGGCTATGCTTGATGAAACGGGTGGGCAGCGGCGTTGTTGCCATAGTGGTCAAAGGCGAGGTGGCGGCGGTGGAGGCCGCGGTAGAGGCCGGCGCGCGCAAAGTGTTGGCCGAGGGCGGGACATTGCTTTGTTCTTATGTCATCGCCAATCCTCATCCGGCATTGCGAAAATATCTGATTGGGGAGGCGAAAATAATTGAATGAGTTTGTGTCCGGAATAATAAGCGAATTGCTGTCGCCCGAGCATACGGGCGGGGAGATGCCGCCGCGCCCTAATTACCAGCGCGACAAAAACAAGAGGCGGACGGAATGGGGAAACAATAACAAGCCGACCGGGCAAAGAGATAAATTTGCCGAAAACTACGCATTTTTGCGCCGTGCGGCTCTGACGCGCAATATACCGCCTTCGGTGGACGCGCCGGGCCT is a window encoding:
- a CDS encoding BMC domain-containing protein, whose translation is MGAVAAGLLETRGLADALEALDAMLKAAGVRLCLMKRVGSGVVAIVVKGEVAAVEAAVEAGARKVLAEGGTLLCSYVIANPHPALRKYLIGEAKIIE